Proteins from a single region of Oncorhynchus keta strain PuntledgeMale-10-30-2019 chromosome 20, Oket_V2, whole genome shotgun sequence:
- the LOC118399653 gene encoding cilia- and flagella-associated protein 20 isoform X3, giving the protein MFKNTFQSGFLSILYSIGSKPLQIWDKKVRNGHIKRITDNDIQSLVLEVEGTNVSTTYITCPADPKKTLGIKLPFLVMIIKNLKKYFTFEVQVLDDKNVRRRFRASNYQSTTRVKPFICTMPMRLDDGWNQIQFNLSDFTRRAYGTNYIETLRVQIHANCRIRRVYFSDRLYSEDELPAEFKLYLPVQNKAK; this is encoded by the exons ATGTTTAAAAACACATTTCAAAGTGGATTCCTATCTATATTGTATAGCATTGGGAGCAAACCTCTTCAGATATGGGATAAAAAG GTCAGGAACGGCCACATAAAACGGATTACAGACAATGACATCCAGTCGCTGGTGCTTGAAGTGGAGGGAACAAATGTCAG CACAACTTACATCACATGTCCGGCAGACCCAAAGAAGACACTTGGCATCAAACTACCTTTCTTGGTTATGATCATCAAGAACTTGAAGAAGTATTTCACCTTTGAAGTCCAG GTGTTGGATGACAAGAATGTGAGGAGGCGGTTCCGGGCCAGTAACTACCAGAGCACCACGCGGGTAAAACCCTTCATCTGTACCATGCCCATGAGGCTGGACGATGGCTGGAACCAGATCCAGTTCAACCTGTCTGACTTCACACGGCGGGCCTACGGCACCAACTACATCGAGACGCTCCGTGTGCAG ATCCATGCAAACTGCCGCATCCGGAGAGTGTACTTCTCTGACCGACTGTACTCCGAAGATGAGCTCCCTGCAGAGTTCAAACTGTATTTACCCGTACAGAACAAAGCAAAG TAG
- the LOC118399653 gene encoding cilia- and flagella-associated protein 20 isoform X2 → MFKNTFQSGFLSILYSIGSKPLQIWDKKVRNGHIKRITDNDIQSLVLEVEGTNVSTTYITCPADPKKTLGIKLPFLVMIIKNLKKYFTFEVQVLDDKNVRRRFRASNYQSTTRVKPFICTMPMRLDDGWNQIQFNLSDFTRRAYGTNYIETLRVQIHANCRIRRVYFSDRLYSEDELPAEFKLYLPVQNKAKQ, encoded by the exons ATGTTTAAAAACACATTTCAAAGTGGATTCCTATCTATATTGTATAGCATTGGGAGCAAACCTCTTCAGATATGGGATAAAAAG GTCAGGAACGGCCACATAAAACGGATTACAGACAATGACATCCAGTCGCTGGTGCTTGAAGTGGAGGGAACAAATGTCAG CACAACTTACATCACATGTCCGGCAGACCCAAAGAAGACACTTGGCATCAAACTACCTTTCTTGGTTATGATCATCAAGAACTTGAAGAAGTATTTCACCTTTGAAGTCCAG GTGTTGGATGACAAGAATGTGAGGAGGCGGTTCCGGGCCAGTAACTACCAGAGCACCACGCGGGTAAAACCCTTCATCTGTACCATGCCCATGAGGCTGGACGATGGCTGGAACCAGATCCAGTTCAACCTGTCTGACTTCACACGGCGGGCCTACGGCACCAACTACATCGAGACGCTCCGTGTGCAG ATCCATGCAAACTGCCGCATCCGGAGAGTGTACTTCTCTGACCGACTGTACTCCGAAGATGAGCTCCCTGCAGAGTTCAAACTGTATTTACCCGTACAGAACAAAGCAAAG CAGTAG
- the LOC118399653 gene encoding cilia- and flagella-associated protein 20 isoform X1, with translation MFKNTFQSGFLSILYSIGSKPLQIWDKKVRNGHIKRITDNDIQSLVLEVEGTNVSTTYITCPADPKKTLGIKLPFLVMIIKNLKKYFTFEVQVLDDKNVRRRFRASNYQSTTRVKPFICTMPMRLDDGWNQIQFNLSDFTRRAYGTNYIETLRVQIHANCRIRRVYFSDRLYSEDELPAEFKLYLPVQNKAKVSINNVHFKIHLIFCHNVGLQPMFPKINSGTELILGLLSTNLSENSVSPLARVSCEH, from the exons ATGTTTAAAAACACATTTCAAAGTGGATTCCTATCTATATTGTATAGCATTGGGAGCAAACCTCTTCAGATATGGGATAAAAAG GTCAGGAACGGCCACATAAAACGGATTACAGACAATGACATCCAGTCGCTGGTGCTTGAAGTGGAGGGAACAAATGTCAG CACAACTTACATCACATGTCCGGCAGACCCAAAGAAGACACTTGGCATCAAACTACCTTTCTTGGTTATGATCATCAAGAACTTGAAGAAGTATTTCACCTTTGAAGTCCAG GTGTTGGATGACAAGAATGTGAGGAGGCGGTTCCGGGCCAGTAACTACCAGAGCACCACGCGGGTAAAACCCTTCATCTGTACCATGCCCATGAGGCTGGACGATGGCTGGAACCAGATCCAGTTCAACCTGTCTGACTTCACACGGCGGGCCTACGGCACCAACTACATCGAGACGCTCCGTGTGCAG ATCCATGCAAACTGCCGCATCCGGAGAGTGTACTTCTCTGACCGACTGTACTCCGAAGATGAGCTCCCTGCAGAGTTCAAACTGTATTTACCCGTACAGAACAAAGCAAAGGTGAGCATAAATAATGTCCATTTCAAGATACATTTGATATTTtgtcataatgtaggcctacagcCAATGTTTCCTAAAATAAATTCCGGCACTGAGCTAATTTTAGGTCTGCTGAGCACCAACTTGAGCGAAAATTCTGTGTCACCTCTGGCGCGCGTTTCCTGTGAACACTGA